A stretch of DNA from Scatophagus argus isolate fScaArg1 chromosome 23, fScaArg1.pri, whole genome shotgun sequence:
ACCACAGTCATGTCCTGTACATGCACTGTGCTGGGTTTTCTTTCCGAGAGGAATTTCACGGCACAGCTTTGTGCAAAAGCTTTGAAAcccgtgtgtgagtgtgtgcgcaccTCATCCAACAACCTGCGGCACCAGCTGGTGAGAGACATGGGAGTGACGGCGTGGCCGCAGGACATCTTGGCCCTGAGAGACTTGTAGTCGTTGCACTCAACTGTGAGACACAGAAGAAAATTGTTCTatgataattttaaaaatgcagtgaTTCAAACTCTTGCGTGTAAATGCGACACTTTAACTACTTACAGTCCAAGTCATCTTCTCCGTCTACAAAGGTCAGCGTCCGGTCCAGCGGGTTGTAACACTTCTCTCCATTGTTTAGATTTATGTTGCGGACCACGTTATCATAGTAGGGCTCGTTAAAtctttttcccttcttccttTTAGTCGACTGTTTGGCTCCCATGTTGACTCCAGCGCATCCACGCTCTCGTATGAAGCAACGCAAGATGACTGCACGACCTTAAAGGGAGGCaggaccttttttttcctttccttttcactcCAGTAACACCGTGTGCATGTGTACCTGAAGCAACACAACCAGAGGAGCTCCAGACAAACCCTGACGAGCTCACTGTTCGAGGCTCGGTGGCCGCAATGGGAATCCAGGTGAAAGTGAACGGACCCCGAGGAGAGGAAAAGGTCGTCGAGCTGTGCGAGAGCAACgagcagctgaagaagatgACCGTGttgcagctgaagaagaaagtgtCTGACCAGCTGATGATAAGTACGTTTACCGTCTCTCTGCTTTGTTAAGCACGACAGACTTTTGTTCTTTATAACGTTAAATAGGCCGTGGGCTGCCTCGCAGTGCGCAAGGGCTTATGACGcagatgtcattttatttatcattaaagTTAACTGAAGTTAATGCAAAAGTATTTACCTTAGGACTGCGCATACAAACACAATAAGTGTGGTGTTAGAGAATTAAACCAGTCTATGTTTAATCAGCAGTTTAGTTAATTCAAACATCTGAAATACTTTTTGTGAGGAAAAGGGTCCatggagaaaatgtttcacGGCGGTTTTGCATGCGTCCACGCTGAGTGAGAGAGCACTTAAGACTTTGTCTCTTCCTCAGCTGAAGAGTTCCGGATCGTCTTCAGAACCGAACAGCTGGAGGAATCAAAGAAGCTGGAAACCTACGGGATCCGCCACATGTCCAACATCCACACGGTGCTGATGCTGCCCGGAGGCCTCTGATGTGCGCTGGactcagaagaaaacaaatattcacagAGACTCTAAACTATACTGCcaacatgaaacaaaagccaaataaacaaataaataaataatgatcaTGATAATGatattgaaatgtaaaaacaaatcaaatgtattgAATTAGCAGATATCCTCTTttgattaataaaattaaattaattgcCAACTGTTTTTCACAATGAGTTAATCATTcatgtaatttttatttatgcaattttaaatgtttaacaaaaatgttaaacattatCGGGTTTAATGCTTCTGAAATGTGAGCATCCGTAGGTTGGATAAAAGAAGAAGTAATTTCAGGTTGTCAaactgtgatgagcatttttcaatttttttctctgactAACCTTGGAAATAAGCAGCAGTTTAAAAATCaccaatgaaaataattgttactTGACGTCCTACAGATTATCAGACTACATTATgcttttcttcattattttaaagctgggtttgtggttttgttttaaaattatctGGACAAGGTTTTCCTATGGTGCCCCCAGGTTTGAAAAATTGCTTTAGGAGTGCCCCCTGGATGCTTCTATGGTAGATAAGACATGATAAAGCGTCCTTTTATGTGTCCTTCCAGTGGACAAAACTAGTGCCCTAAAGGCGTCCCTAACATGCTAGAAGATTAGCCATGGCCTCCATGTGCTTCTAAATGGTTAAATAATTAATAGCCCCCTGTGTGATTTAATCACAGAGTTGTAGCAGTTTTAACACGATAATAAAACTATTTCAATCGTAATCTTCCCAAGGGGGCCCCGGTGCCCCCCGCCCttcccttttcctgtttttgttcgCTCCTGCCCAAGACAACCTGAGTACCGGCACAGCCTGTAGATGAAAGGATTGTTGTATGATAATTTCAGTTCCTGTATATTGCATCACTAAATTATAAACATGATTTGTTTGGCTGAAGGAACGTTTCAATACGCGGAAGGCGCGCTTCATTATCACTGTAAACCACGTGCTGCTGCGGTGTTTACCATCTCCTCTTCTTCAAGAAGAATCCACTCCAACTGGATTTACTGTCCTTCATGTCACGGCAGCTGGGTGTGCCAGCCAGCCGTGCTTGTTACGGGTATTACCCCCATTTTAAGATAACCAGATGAGCAGCATCTTAACTCGTTCACCCTAACTAACCCTTGTAGCATACAGTTAgcagctaaaataaataaataaataacattaacttATCTCCTGCTATGGTTTTATTAATTAAGCCAGTAACGATCCAGGATACGCaccgtgtgtgtttttatcgGAAACCGGTGAACCGAAACAGTTGATCGGTTGCAGGGCAAAGCTGCACGACCTGAATGTGGTTGGACTGCATTCTGTCAGCAGGCGGACAAATCAGGAACGAGGATGCGGTGATTTTCTTTAGGTGCTTACGATAATAATGAAACATGGACCCGTACCTACTGCTTTCCGTAGGTGGACTGGGAAAACAAGTATCACGCAGCATgacctcatcatcctcatcgcCAATTGTTCTGTTCAAACTGTAAACTCTGTCATCCCGACGGGCTGCATCTGACTTTGGGATCTCACTTCGGTGCGTTGAGCGGCTGCTGGCGTCCTGACTTCTGCGCACAGCTGGAAGGAACAACTGCACAGGGTAACTTTTGAGAGAAACTTATATCCCCTCACCTTCGTTTCCAGCGGGGGTCCTAATGAAGGAGGTCTACCTTTAAAAGTTTCAGACACGTCCTCCAGCTGTAGCGACTGATTTTAGTTTAACAGAGAAATCTATCTAATCATAATAATCTGTCTCTAAACAGTTGAAGCAGAAGATTAATATGGATTTTAGCTTGTATCTGTGCAGAATATTAGGCTACAGGATGCGAAGCAAAGAAATCATAGCTACAAGTGTCTGTTTTCAGGAGATTTATAACATACAAAACACCTTAAACGCAACACAGCTCGAAGCTTTGGGAAGTTCAGCTTTTATTGGTTATGCTCTTCACTCTTCCCATTTGCTGTCGCGTATTTCCTGCGAATGGTTTATAATAACAGCCTGAGTTGTGAGAGTTTGCAACTGTCTGCCAACTTTCAAtgggttttgtttcttttaaagaaagagaaaagtctGGGTCTGATGAAGTAAATGCCACACAGAGAAACGAGTAAATAACTGCACGGAAAATCcgtcaaaaacaaaacaaaaaaaacccaaaaacaaaaacaaacttaaccAACCGCCAAGACGGACGATCTGCAGGACGAGTTTTGCTTCTACTTAAAGATAATTTTGTTCGCAAAGACAAATGATCGCTGTGGCGTCATGTTGGACGTGTTCGAGCTAAAGATGGCGCCACCTCCTGGACCACACTGCATGCCACAAGGCTTTCATAGAtaagaaaaagtgaaagcagaCAGATGTCACAGGAGATGGACTGGAGGAGTCCACCTGAATTTAGTAATATAACAATATTTCATCTTCAGGAGAGATGAGCAGCTCCAGAAAACGATTGCTGGAGGAGGGGAAGGCATCAGGAgagaacaagaaacaaaaaggtaACAAACACGTAGAAATACAAAAGATTACCGTGGGCTACTTGGTGAATataggaaacaaaaataaaagtgaaagaggAACCACAATTGATGTCAAAATACCAAAACGTACAGCTTGACAATGACTTGTCAAAATCTGAcatcaataaatgaataaaaatgatgtgATGACACTGTGTCTCCTTGGTTTTTTAGGGCCACATGGACCTCGTTATGGCCTGCATAATCAGGGAAGCACATGTTACCTCAACAGTGTTCTGCAAGTTCTCTTCATGACTCCAGAGATGCACAACAGGTTTGCAGACAAGCTGCCTTCATCTGCTTAAAATACAAGTAGCAAGACAATTATGAACCGGAGACGCTGGGTGTAAACAGTGTTGTTTGGTCCCTCCAAAAgagacagcaaataaaaattATTCTAATGTTTGGTTTGTGAATACATCAAAGATCAAGAACTTGATCAACACATAATTGGGATTAGGATTCAGCTGTGCAGATGAGCTGCTGAGGAAACAACCAGAaaaccatgaacacacacagacaaagaaaaaaaaaataacacaacacaaaaccgTAACTGGTGGCGTCCAAAGCTTGTAATATGATAACCTTCACTCTTCCTAAAGTTTGGATCCGAAACCAAAGACCACGGATGGAGAGCTGAGAAACCTCTTCAGAAATCTGACGGAGACAACAGGtagaacagaaaacatcactCGGTGTTTGGAGATTAAAAACGGTGAGTCGCACGTCAGCTGCTAATTCTGAAATTCTTTAGTTtgtcttcttcttattattattacactggATTTAATCTCATCTGCAGTTCACCAGCAACGTGACGCTGCTGAGTGCCTGGAGATGATTTTAAGAAAGGTCAGCCCAAAGGCCTCTGAGGTGAGCACCTATCAGATGCAGAGGTTAAAGTTACAAGTCGACAAAGCTCAATGTTGAGTTGTAAGTCATACGTTGCGTCTCAAGGTTTTCCAAGGACAGCTGCAGTACACGACAAAGTGCTGCCGAGGCCACAGCATCAACGAAGAGACAAATCCATTCTGGACTCTTCCTCTGTCAATGAAAGACGCCCACGATACGACCTACAGTGTGGTAAGCAGCCACAGCTCAGAGGGCTGCTTTGGTACTTTAATGTAGCAGGCAGCTGTAACAGGGCAGCTAGCCAAACACTAActtccaataaataaatgactgtaaCTGAAGGAGTACCTGCAGATTTTGTCAAGttgtgggtttttctttctcacaggAAGAAAACTTGGAAAGGATTTTCCGCACAACATCGTTCACTGGAGACAACATGGTGTTCTGTGACGAGTGTGAAAGGAAGACCGACGCGACCAGTGTGAGTTTCCCAACACCAACGGCAGCCTGAGCTACCTGTTTGCTCCCCATACTGTCTGCTCAGTGTTTGTTCCTGTGTGGTTTAGGGATGTGAGATGGTGGAAGCTCCTCAGGTTCTGATAATTCTCCTCAAGAGATTTGACTTTGACTACAACACCAGgtcacattttaaatcagaCCGCCGTGTGGATGTGCCGATCGCACTACGGATGAAGGCAAGAGGAAGCAACCCTGAATGTTGCTACTTATGTTCACTTTTTAAGATCTTTTCACAGACCTGATTGTGTTGTTCTTTGTAGGAAAAGAAGTACAAACTGTACGGGATAGTGAATCACATGGGTGGTCTCGGAGGGGGACATTACACAGCCAACATCCTGTCCAGTGAGGACAACACCTGGTATGAGTGTGATGACACTCGGGTCACCAAGTTGAGGGTTGGTTTAACACATCTCTTCATACTGCGCATATTCAAAATGGAGTATTAAACAGacatttgttgaatttttttctcatttttgttgAATCTTGCAGGTTGAAGATCAGCCAGGTTACAGGTATGTTCACTTAATTCCATCTTGTCAAGAAATGTTCACCATATGTTGTCAACCTTTTGATGTTCTACGCAAACAGTAACTCAGAATGACTGTTCAACAGGTCCAGCACTGCGTATCTGCTCGTGTACAGAGGTAAGACCACCAAAGTGCACCAGGAAATCACTCAAGCCTGTAATATTAGCAGATCACTGATCAACATTTGACTGTTCCTTCACTTTAAAGCTTCAGGGAGTctgagaaacaaagtgaaagaaccacaggaacacaaaaGAAAGTCGAGGGAACACGAAGGTcatgataaagaaaacagacaaaatcgAGAGAGTTCAGCACAggtgaggaaagagaggaacaAAGAAGCACTCAACCATCACAGTCAGGGAGAAGTGGTTGATGCCAAACCTGAAAGGAAGGTTTCAAGCTACAGGAGGAGCACAGCGGAAGAAGAGTTTCCCATCAgtcaaaaacaaatcacaagaTACTCGACTAAACAACACCCAGACACCTGGACGAGGACAGAGAACACGAGCGAGAGGAGAAAAAATGAGGAAGGTGTGGAGGAAAAACTGGTCAAATATTTCTGATCCATTTTCAGTCCAAGTGTTTGTGTCTAAGGAAAATaatttcctgtgttgttttcccACCAGGTGAGGCCTGCAAGGGTCCATCTAAAATCCTGAAGAATCCTTTCTTCATTGCCACCGTCGTTGTTGTTTGTGCGTTGGTCGTGATTCTCCCCATCATTATAACCAGTCTGAGCCCCTCTTGATGTGAACCAGGAACTTGCTGTCAAGCTGATAATGAAAAGGTGTTAATTCGACTTTCAGTACAATAGCTGTTAATGTTATTAATCACTTCTTAATCTTTGGATTCCGTCtactgaaatgtgtgaaaaccaCAAGTGATCAATGCACACAATAACTGCTGTGTATGAAAATGTGGCATAATATCCTTCACCACATTAAATTGACTCCTGCTTCTCCAATGTAATTTATAACATCCATAATCTTTATGTGAGCCTCGTTTCTGTGGAAGTCATTcgtattttgttatttgatgaTCTGTATCATGTCTCAGTGTGGTGCAAGAACCCAAAtgataaacatttttatcttacCTGTtcaataaaactaaataaaattgcgctgtttgtttgtttgaatgacTCGTTTGtctttcacatttaaaatggcGATTTAGCCCAAGAGATGTCAAAATCTAACGAGTCTTTAAAGACTAAAAGTTCATATGCATAAAGGCAGCGTTTGCTACAAACCGCGGTGATCCTCTGGGGCAGAGTGGATCCTGATCCTGTGGGAGCAACATTTCCTGTAAGACACCACAACTGCAGCCAGGAGGCACACAGCGGTGGCGGAGGCAGCAGCGATGCTGAGCGCCGTGGCCGCCGTGAGCTCTGCGGGACGTCTGAGGGCCGACCAGGTCTCATTCTGGCCTGACGCTGAAACCACTTTTGGATCACTGgccaaaaaaaagcaataaattaaAGTTAACGTGAATTCCTGTAAAGCTTCCCTGCTTCTTGTAAGGCAAGAAGGTGCTTGTTTAACGTCATACTTGCCTTGTGATAGAAGCAGGAAATGAACTGAGATCATCAGAGGGAGGAGTAACGTCAGTGTACAGACACAACCTCCTATCAGGGCAGGAAACTAAACCCCGGTATCCTTTTATCTGaggattaaaaacaacaaagacagaacagaTAATATGATTAGATATCAAATGAgaatatattgttattattgtgcTTCTATGAGCTTTACTCAGTTCATACGGCATTGACATCAGTAAGAAAAGCCTTGCTGGGCCGCCAAAATATATTTCAGAATACCTCATACACAGTGGCTAGCAGCCTATCTTCAGTTTATCCCAAAATCTCTTCTGATATATAGCATGCTGTAGTTACATATATTATGCTGTGTCATGTTACCTGAGTGGTTCCCCCTACTGGACAGTCCACCCACTCAGAGCCAGACACCTGGATTTGGTACCTGTTTGGCCCAGTACATCTGTGTCTGTAACAACGTCCCTCTGCAGAGCTGTTGAACAAAGGAGACTGGCTCTGCAGGGATgtggaggaaggaaaaaaattagGTTAAACAAAAGGTTGGAGAcaagcattcacacacatacacacacacacacctgtctggtCAGGCTGGAGAAGAAGCAGCGGCTGTCGAAGCCAAAGATTTCTCCGCTCCAGTTCTCTTCAGCTGACTTCCTGCCATTTTCCTCCTTCCAGCATTCACTCTggatgaaaggaggaggaggaaaaagagtaAAAGTGTCTACAGCAGTGATGTGAAAAGTGCACGAGTGAAAGTCTTctggaaatgtaaaatgagtaaaaactttatttgttctATGATATGGCAGATATTGTTTTGTCACGAAAATTTTCGATAAGATCACATGAGAGGAAATTACACTTACTCTATTCTTGAAGGGTTTATACACCCGACACCCGTCCAGGTACTGATCAGTCTGGCACTCCCCCTTGTGGAGGTGAAGATAATGACACCCAAATCCACTGAGAGGAAGGAATAAGGCAAATATTGGTGGTAGAAATGTAGTGTGTAAAGATGAAAAGTGATTCATATTCCATTCAAAACTTACACTGTTGTgtagaaaacaaacatataatTATTAGTCTACCTGCCAGTGCAGAAAAAGGATGAGGACTTGTCCCGACAGGTTGACACGGAGCCAAACATGGCCCCTTCgcctgtcaaaataaaacacacacacacacatttataggctgtctacttcctgtttgtattatttttataattacaATAATAGTCTTATATCTCAACACTTTCCTTACCGTCTCCCCAGACCAGATTCTGTGCCCTGCTCAGGTTGACAGCGTACCAACCCGTGTCTTGTAATGCAGCCAAGGTGGCCAGGTCAATCCGGACTGTGGCTGAGTCCCCAAGCACGGCCGCCATGATGGAGCCCTGCAGGACCCGGGACTCCCAGTGAGAGGACACTCTTCCAGGAGGCTCATCCTGATGACAGAAGGCACCCAACACGTAAGGAGAGCacatgaaaaagctgaaaaagggCTAATACTGAGCTGCTCAGTACCCAGTTTTCGAGAGGCCCTCCCAGCTCAGGGTCAGCTGATGCCAGGTGCTTCTGCAGGGCAGAGATGACAGACGGGGTGTAAATCCTCGTCTGGCCCGATGCGTCGGTGTGGGTCACTTTGCCCCGAGGATAACAGCCAGCTCTCGCTGCAGAACAACTCAAAGCAAAATACATTAGAGGACCAGTTTTCGAACCAACATGCAGGATGTTGAAGTTTGacatgaaaatatcaaaaagtgCTTTGGAACCTGGAGAAGCGGAGGAGCAGTATCTCCAGGTGGGGAACAGGTCTTTAGAGAAACCAAGTGCATGAAACAGTTCGTGGATGACAGTCTGgaaaacagatgaacacacacgaTTCAGCACATCAACACACAGTTAGTATTAACATTGTTGTATTAAAGGCACCTGTACAGTAGCCTGATGGCTGTATGTGGCTCCTGTCAGTCCGTCCCTGCAGATGACCACCACTCCAGCCACAGGTCGTCCATGCGTGTCTGTCTGGCAGTGGACGGCGTAGGCCAACAAGTTAGACTGTGAGGTGAACATACGGAGGACAGCATAACTACAGCAGCATGTACTTTCTGTGAGCGCAGATCCAAGAGCAGGAGGGGAACCTTTCATCACATAATAACAGTTTACACATTTACTGTTGTTGATCTGCTGCGGGTCAGATGGTCTTTACCTTTGTTCTGCATTTGTCAGTGGTCTGTATGTGAAGGTACAGCAGGAAGTCAGTGTTGGGGAGTCCAGTTCCTTCAGGACGGAGCTCAGTCCTGTGAGGCGAATCGGGCTCAGAGTAAATGTCACATCCAGCCAGATGATTGTCTGGGATCTGTGTGACATATTCAGTAGTggagtgtgtgttgttttatttttcatcttacCACAGGCAAACCCTCCTAGGAAAATAATTTGACCTGATACTCACTGTCACATCCAGACAGGTCTCAGATCTGTAGTTGTTGTTGGCTCGACCACACCTGAAGGAAAAGTCCAGTAAGTTTTCATATACACGTTCATTTTAAGTGTATAAGATAAATTTTGCAATTCTTTTCATGCATAATTACAGAAAATTGTATAACCCTGTGatttgcaaaaaatgttttcaggctTGTTAGACTACTAATATATCgtcataaaactaaaacaaactatttttatGTGTTAATCTTAACGataaagcagacacacacacacacctgttgtaGTTGGCACTACTTGAATTCCTCCAGAGAAACTTGCAGTATTTGTTGATGTTTCTGCTGAGCAGCAGTGGACCCGGTGCTCTGTTCACAACTGAAAGGTCAACAGTTGAAGGCGGTACACgttaagctgtgtgtgtgtgtgtgtgtgtgtgtgcgtgtggtctGTATTTCACCTGACAGTAAAGAAGACACTGTCCTCAGAGCCTCTTCCATTGCTGCCTCCAGCCTCTTTTTCTCAGCCTCTGATAAGTTGCTGCTCTCCTTTGGAATCCAACTTCGAATCCTGATTGGCTGTGGAGAAGCAGGAGTGGGCGGGGCTATCCTTCTCAGGCTTCTCCTAGGCCGCCATACTGGGCGACTGGTTTGCTGCCCAGCCTGTGTTCTGAGCCTGGGCTCAATGGGTGGGCCGTCTGGGTGGACGGGCACAGCTCGCACCACCCTGGTCTGAGCCTGAACCTCATCAAAGATGCACTTCTGCTGGGCTATGGGTAGCTCCACCACTGCCACAATTAGTGCCAGCATCCCCACCCAGAGTCTCTGGGACTGAGCTAAAACCATAATTACAGCTGGAACCTATTTCAGGGTCACAACGAGGATGACGGTTAGTTATTGGGCGCTTTGTTAGGGGAGCTAAGCCATAAAGCTTTAATATAAATGTTACTTCTTTTATGCCAAAACAATTTTTCAACAAGCATTCAGTGTATTCCTGGTTGTATGAAAAAAGCTTTGAAGCAGATTTAAAGCCTAAAATGTGACAAGTTCTTATTCAACGACCGAGTCCTCTTGTATGGGGCATTCGCAGTGTTACCCATAAGTCAGAATGGTGCACAGACTTCTAATCATGTGAAATGACAGAAGGCTTGGACCCAAATgattaaatattgttttcatgctgttttcaaATGAGTAGGTATCATAAAGATTtggcaaattatcacattctgttttacacGACATCTTCTTGGTCGAATCAAAGGTGATGAGAAAATTTTAGTCCACAGCGTGAACTTTGAATAAGGCCATGTAGAGTAAAGTGACGGAGGGCTGCAATCAATTTCCTGCACCATTAATCTATGTGTTAAATCAAATCTATTCAGTGGAATTACCTTGTAGACAAATGCGACCTCAGCCCGTCCACGTAGTCTCGACCCAGCACAGCGAAGCGATGATCTGCACTTCTGCCTTTCCTCCAGAACAACTACAGAAGGGCTCTCTCTGAAGTCTGCAAATTTCCATAGCGCTTCTGAATACAAAGCACAATGCGACAACTCACTGTTCTCATCCCTTACTGAGGCGTCAGGTGTCTTCACTTCAACcccccaacaaacacacacacacaatacccAACACCTAAAAGTGCAAATCATTTAATCTCAGCCACATTTTTACTTATATACAGTGAAGTTGACCCTAATAAACCATTAaaatcactttctctctgcaaATTTAAAACTTCCAGCTACTTTACATCAAACCTAATACAttcaacaaagcaaaacagaactcaagaggaaacaaaaaaaaaaagagaaattgaaataaaaacaccatcAAGTGTACAATAATACAAATGGCACACCACAAGTCAAAATATGATCCCCCTCAAGGGCTGAAGATTCAAGTTGAGGTTGTTTCATGAATTCAGGGCCCCTTTCAGCACTGGGGCGCCTCATCTTCCTGTGCACactatacacacactcacacacactcacacacacacatattgtaaaATCAGGCACCAAAGAGATTGTCTTTTGACACATTTGCTTTTGTAGATTACATACATTCACTTGGGAAGGGTACACGTGTGTGTACTTCAAAACACGCAGTTATGGTGCAATTAATGTGCACTAAAATAAGGGTCCCAAAAAGGTTATTGCCCGCTTGCAGAGTAgacatgcagatttttttttttgtcatattatAATAAAGCCACTGATGTGCTGATGCATGTTATGCCGCGATAAAACATGTGCCTCCGTGTGTATTTGGTGTGCAGTGTGTATCTCAGGAATCATCCAAACCTCCTCTAGCCATCTACAGGAAATTCCTCAAAAGGCACTTAAACAGGGGAAACGATTCTTCTTATATAATTATCTGTGATATAACATGATACTGGATGCAAGTGGCAGAAGTACGTGGAGACAATCCACATCTACAAACATACTCCACTGTCAATGTAAGACTAAAATGCAAGTGCATTCACACAGTTGCAGTCAAACAAACACGATGTTTTCCATCATGTTATCTAAAATTATAATCATTCAACCTGGCAGCAGCCTGCCTCAGTTTCTGGATAGGGAAGATTCTTCTGTGCAAACATTTACCTTCAATGTGCAGCCTAGCGTTCATTAAGTGTACAACCAACACTGACCTACACTTAATGTCAAACGTACGTCAGCCATGCTGTTCGTCTAAAACTTTTTCAAGGAGgtctattcattttttttttttaaaaaaaggtcaaataCTCAATTCCACAAGCCAACAAATCCAACTCAATTTCAAAAGGCACCAGACTTGCACAGTGAGGGTGAGTCTTGCCGTGGGCCACTCCTGTGCTTGAGTTCAAACAAAAGTGGAAAGACTGGgtttcagtttttaatcagCAAGAAAATGGGATAAAGGAGGGGTGTGGGGGTGCTGGGTGGGTGGAGAAGTCATTCAGGTCAGCATGGGTACGTCATCCTCTGAAGTGGTGTCCTCAGACAGGGGGATAAGAAGCACATCGTCGTCCGAAGAAGAcgaggtggaggagaaagacGGGGAGGCGGAGAGGGGCATGGAGTTGGTGGAGGAGGGTGAAGCTCTGAAGAGGGAGATGCTCAGGCCCAGCGTGTGGAAGATGGAGGCCAGAGAGGGGCTGCTTGGGGGGACGACAACAGGGGGAGTGTGAGAGGTGGCCGAGGGTGGAGCTGGGGGAGcataaggaggaggaggtggggatgCAACAGGCGGTGGCAGTAGAGGAGGTGGtgctccttcctgctgctgctgctgctgcaacaagcCAAGTTTCTGAGGCACCGGCTGGTTGACTGCCTCCACAGCAGACGAGGAGCTCGTTGGAGCGGAGCGAGCTTGTTCCTGACCGGAGGCAGCGGCGtctggctgctgctggctgGAGTTCTGACTC
This window harbors:
- the LOC124054860 gene encoding ubiquitin carboxyl-terminal hydrolase 47-like → MSSSRKRLLEEGKASGENKKQKGPHGPRYGLHNQGSTCYLNSVLQVLFMTPEMHNSLDPKPKTTDGELRNLFRNLTETTGRTENITRCLEIKNVHQQRDAAECLEMILRKVSPKASEVFQGQLQYTTKCCRGHSINEETNPFWTLPLSMKDAHDTTYSVEENLERIFRTTSFTGDNMVFCDECERKTDATSGCEMVEAPQVLIILLKRFDFDYNTRSHFKSDRRVDVPIALRMKEKKYKLYGIVNHMGGLGGGHYTANILSSEDNTWYECDDTRVTKLRVEDQPGYRSSTAYLLVYRASGSLRNKVKEPQEHKRKSREHEGHDKENRQNRESSAQVRKERNKEALNHHSQGEVVDAKPERKVSSYRRSTAEEEFPISQKQITRYSTKQHPDTWTRTENTSERRKNEEGEACKGPSKILKNPFFIATVVVVCALVVILPIIITSLSPS
- the LOC124054869 gene encoding leishmanolysin-like peptidase 2, encoding MICTFRCWVLCVCVCWGVEVKTPDASVRDENSELSHCALYSEALWKFADFRESPSVVVLEERQKCRSSLRCAGSRLRGRAEVAFVYKVPAVIMVLAQSQRLWVGMLALIVAVVELPIAQQKCIFDEVQAQTRVVRAVPVHPDGPPIEPRLRTQAGQQTSRPVWRPRRSLRRIAPPTPASPQPIRIRSWIPKESSNLSEAEKKRLEAAMEEALRTVSSLLSVVNRAPGPLLLSRNINKYCKFLWRNSSSANYNRCGRANNNYRSETCLDVTIPDNHLAGCDIYSEPDSPHRTELRPEGTGLPNTDFLLYLHIQTTDKCRTKSNLLAYAVHCQTDTHGRPVAGVVVICRDGLTGATYSHQATVQTVIHELFHALGFSKDLFPTWRYCSSASPARAGCYPRGKVTHTDASGQTRIYTPSVISALQKHLASADPELGGPLENWDEPPGRVSSHWESRVLQGSIMAAVLGDSATVRIDLATLAALQDTGWYAVNLSRAQNLVWGDGEGAMFGSVSTCRDKSSSFFCTGSGFGCHYLHLHKGECQTDQYLDGCRVYKPFKNRSECWKEENGRKSAEENWSGEIFGFDSRCFFSSLTRQSQSPLFNSSAEGRCYRHRCTGPNRYQIQVSGSEWVDCPVGGTTQIKGYRGLVSCPDRRLCLYTDVTPPSDDLSSFPASITSDPKVVSASGQNETWSALRRPAELTAATALSIAAASATAVCLLAAVVVSYRKCCSHRIRIHSAPEDHRA